Below is a genomic region from Hyphomicrobium nitrativorans NL23.
TCGAACCCACACGACGTTGCCGTCTCAGGATTTTAAGTCCTGTGTGTCTACCAGTTCCACCACGTCCGCGGAGGCCCGCTTTATGCGACGATCCGCGTCCAGGCTCAAGCCGGACCGTTGAGCCTCGCCCCCGAGCTTCCGTAGCGGATTGCGGCGCGGAGCAACAGGTAAAGCGTCAAGGCGTTGAGCACATGCCACAGGAAATGCGTTCCGACCACCAGGTCGCCAAGCCGGATGCGGTTGCAGAGTTCGAGATCCAATGTGCGGAAGGTCATCGAGGCCAGGAACACCACGCCCGCAAGTCCTATGAGCCGCCAAGCGGGATGGCGGAGCGCGGCGAGAAGCGCGGCCGCGCCGATCAGCGCGAAAAAGGCCGGGGCATAACCCAGGGTGCCGTTGAAGCAGCGGGCCCCCGTTCGCGAGGTGATCGGCAGCAGGGTATCGTATCGGCATTCGATGGTGCCGGAGTACCAGAGCGTGGCGTAGAAGGCGGCGACACCAGCCACCGCCACCAGCCAGTGCAGCCCGAGGAAGCGCCTCAATACGAATCCGAAGTAGGCTAGCATGAAGAGCGCAATCGGGATTGTGTCCGCGAGTGCCGCCCAACGTGTTGCATAGGTGTGAAAAAGGAAGCTGCCGGCGCCTATGGTGTACGTCAGCAAGATCAGCAACGCCGCCGACGTATGCCGGCGCTCAGGGGGTGCTGCCCAGTAATCCCGCGTTGCGACCGCAGCTGCGACGATGAACGCGCCATTGGTCAACGCATTCATTGGCTCTGCCCAGAACGCCGGGTCTTGTCCGCGCTCGCAGTAGATGAAGATCTGTTGACTGAGGCTCATGGACGAACGCTCTCGGAGCTAAGACGCGGCGGGTTTAAAGGCTCTGGCGATGAAAGCGCGCGCCTCGCACGCTTGCTCCGTTGGTGCGTGAGGTCGGTTGCTTTAGGTCGTGAACCCAATCAGGATGGCATCACGGTGCGAGGGCTTTTGTTCGGCTGGCAGGAGCAAGGTCGCAGCAAACCTCTACGGTTTGGCAGACCATGCGACGCCGCCATCGGGCAATCTTGTCTCATCGTGACGCCATCCTGATTGGGTTTGGAGCCTAGGATGTGCGGGTTTGGATGCGCGTTCAATCCCCTGGCGGTGAGATGCGCGCGAGCATAACAAAGGTCTGAGCCCATGCGATGCGCCATGGTCGTTGCCGCGTGCTTTCTTCCGGTGCTGTCCGCGCCCGGTGCCGAGGCGCGCCGCGATACCGCTCCCAAATCCGTTAAGGCTTGCAGCCAGCACGGCAACGGTTGCCTTGTGGCGCCTGTGCGCAAAGCGCGTTTCGGCCTCGAAGCCCAACTCAAGAGCGGGACGTGGATCCCTTGTCGGGGCGATTGCCGCGAAACGATCCGCCAGGACGTGCTGGATTTCTGGGAGACGCAAGCCGACCGGGCGCTCGCGATCGGCCGCTAAGCCAGCCGGACCGGGCCGATCCGGTCAGTTGGATGCGCGCCGTTCGAGTTCGGGCGCGGGAGCGGGCGGCGTTCCGCCGGAAGCCTGTTCCATCAGCGTTCTGAGCTCGGTGGGGTCTTCGATGTCGATGGTGTGCGGAAATTCCGGATCCTTACCCCGCACGTGCTTCATCACTTCGCCCTCGGCGCTGTAAAAAATCGTGCGCGGAATGTACGTGCCGTCCGGCGCGAACGCGCCGTTATCCTGCGGACGCCGATCCACATCGACGAGCACCATAACGAAGTTGCGAGAGCCAGCGACAACGCCCGGATCTTTCCAAACCTCGCGGTAACGCCGGCAGGCCTTACACCACTCGGCGTGGAACACCATCACGAGCGGTTTTCCGGTGCGCGTCGCTTCCCGGATGCCGGGACCCACATCGCGCCATTCGATCTCGGCTCCGTTCCACGCCTCCGCGAGGTTCGGAGCGCGCGGAGCAGCGGGTGCCTGAGCCATTGCGCCCCAGGCAAGAAGCGCAAACGCGGCCGCAATGGTGCGCTGACAAGATGGTCCGACGAGTGTGCGAAGCGACATCGACATGGATAATCGGGCTCCCGACTTGAGATGGGATGTTTTCCCGGATCCTGACCGCCGTGGCAAGCCTCATCGGGAACCTAAGGAAACGAAACGGCCGGGCGCGCGTCCGCTCCCGGCCGGTCTCGATCCTTCATCGCTCTGCGTCAACTCTGCGCGAACGCAAGGAGATCGGCGTTGAGCTGGTCCTTGTGCGTATCGGTGATACCGTGCGGCGCGCCGGGATAGACCTTCAACTCGGCGTGTTTCACGATTTCCGCCGATGCGCGTCCCGCCGCGTCGATGGGGACAATCTGGTCGTCATCGCCGTGCACGACGAGGGTCGGGACGTCGAACTTCTTCAGGTCGTCGCGGAAGTCTGTCTCAGAGAATGCCTTGATGCTGTCGTAGGTGTTCTTGTGACCGCCCTGCATTCCCTGGCGCCAGAAGCTGTCGATCGCACCTTGCGAGGCCTTGGCACCGGGCCGGTTGAAGCCGAAAAACGGCCCGGAGGCGATGTCCTGGTAGAGCTGAGAGCGGTCGGCGATCGAGCCTGCCCGGATGCCGTCGAACACCTCGATGGGGAGGCCGCCAGGATTATCTGCGGTTTTCACCATCAGCGGCGGCACGGCGGAAACGAGCGCGGCCTTGGCCACGCGCGCCGTGCCGTGGCGGCCGATGTAGCGTGTCACCTCTCCGCCGCCGGTCGAGAAGCCGACGAGGATCACATCGCGAAGATCGAGGTGCTCGATCAGCTCGGCGAGATCGTCGGCATAATGGTCCATGTCGTTGCCGTCCCACGGCTGGCTCGAACGGCCATGGCCGCGCCTGTCGTGGGCGATCACGCGGAAGCCGTTGTTCGCGAGATGGAGCATCTGCGATTCCCAGCTGTCGGCGCTCAGCGGCCAACCGTGGCTGAACACCACGGGCTGCCCCTTGCCCCAGTCCTTGTAATAGATCTCAACGCCGTCCCGGGTGGTGAAGGTGGTCATGACGTGTCTCCTTCGATCGCGGGCCGCAGCCCTATTAATAGCTCACGATTAAATCGTGTGCGATTTATTTAGACCCTCCTTGTCCGGCTGTCAAGCGCTTGCGATTAAATCGCGTGCGATTATATTCGGAGCACGCCGATACGTCCTGGAGATTCGCCGCATGGCCGAAAAAACTCTCAACCTCGACAACGCCTTATGCTTCGCAATCTACTCGGCGAACCACGCCGTCACGCGCGCCTATAAGCCGATCCTCGATCCCCACGGGCTCACGTATCCGCAATATCTCGTGCTGCTTATCCTGTGGGAACGCGACGGCCAGACGGTGGGCAGCATCGGCCAGCGTCTCTTCCTCGAATCCAGCACGCTCACTCCGCTTCTCAAACGGATGGAAAAAGCGGGGTCCGTGCGGCGCGAACGGGCCGCCGACGACGAACGGCAAGTGTGCATCTTCCTGACGGACGCCGGCCGTGCGCTTCAAACGGCTCTCGCAGACGTGCCGCGGCGCCTGCTCGCGGCCTTCGGATGCGGCGCCAGGGAGGCCGAAACGCTGCACGATCAGGTCACGACGCTGCGCGACAACGTCGCGAAGGCCAGCTCCGAATGATCTCCGATCATTCCCAAGACAGGACTGAGCTTAAGGTTCGAGAAAGGCTGAGCCACCTCATTTTCCCAGGAGAAGATCCTCAGGAGTAAGCATTTGTCATTGTGGTGGGACTAATATCAGCGCTCTGATTGCAACTATCTTCCGGAGTTGCCCGATGTACGGGTGGCGGGGTTTCCTCGGCCGCATTCTCGATCCGTTCAGGACGACGGTCTTCGGGCCGCTCGGCGATACTGCATGCGCCTCCGTGCAGGTCTCTCCGCCGGCCGATGTGCCCCTGCCGAGCGTCGATCATTTGGTGTGGGTGCTCGACGAGGTGCTGGAACAGGCCCGCCTGCTGGGCCCGGAACCGCAGACAGAGCCGGTCGATGTGCGCGCGCTCCTCGCGCAGATCGTCGGACGGTACGATGCGGATCGCGTGCTGCTCGCTCCCGTTCCGTGGCCGGTTTTCGTTCTTGCCAAACCGCCGGTGCTCACGCGCGTTTTCGAAATCCTGCTCGACACAGCCGTGGGAAGCAGCACACGCGCAACGGTTCGGCTGGATCGGGGGCTTTCCGCGATGGTCGCTCATGTGGACGACAACGGTCCGGGCGTCCCACGCTGCGCACGCGAGGTTCTTCTCGCGCGTCCTGCACCCCATGAAGGCCGGGGCGACACACTCGCGACCGCGCGCCTCATCGCCCGTGCAATGCATGGAGACGTGACGATATCGTCCTCTCCCGAAGGCGGGGCACGCTTCACCGTGCGGCTGCCGATCGTTCCGGACGGTCTGCTGGAGTATGCCGCAGCCTCTTAGGTGGCGCGCGGGCGCGACCTCGCTGCATGCAAGCGGCGAGATCAGCGGCGCGCCTTTTTCGAGATTGAGGGCCCGATCCAGCCCCTTCGCCGTATCCAAGCCCTTGACGCCCGCGAGGTTCGCTCCGTCGAAGTCCGCGCCCGTCACGTCCGCCCCCGTGAAATCCGCGCCGGAAAAATCGACCTGGACGAGATCGGCCTCAACGAGACGCGCGCCGGTAAGGTCCGCGCCGACAAGGCGCGCGTGCGTCAACACGGTGCGCGTCAGATCGGCATGACGCAGCGTGGCGCCAGAGAAATCGCAGGACTTGAGAACATTGCGCGCGAGCGTGACGAGCGTGCCCTGGCCGGGCCGCGCTTCGAGCGGGCTCAAATCGGCACGGGTGAGATTGGCGCCGCGGAAGTCGGCTCCCGATAACTCCGCCTGGACGCGCACGCCCGTCAGGTTCGCGCCGGCGAACCGTGGCGCATCGGACAAGCTGTTCTGTAGGTCGGAGTAGACCGTCGGCCTGAAAATGGTCGCTCCGCGAAGATTGGCGCCGGAGAAGTCGGCGCGGATCAGAACGGCCCGATCGAGACGCGCCCCGGACACGTCCGCGCCCTTGAGGCTGGAGCCCGTGAAATCTGTGCCGTAGAGGTCGGTGCGCGTCAGCGTGGCCTGCTTGAAGTCGAGGCCCGACAAATCAAGGTAAGTCAGCTTGTGGCCAGCATAGTTCACGCGCTCGCCAGGCTTGGCCTCGAACAGCATGCGCGTGACCTCGCGCGCAGTGAGGTCGGCTTCGGGCGAGACGTTCTCCGTCGCGACAGCCGAGGACCACGGTGCGCTGCTTGCGCCGGTGGCCGCGTGGGAGGCCGCGAGCGCCACGCCGAGGGTCATACTACCCGCTGCGATGACTATCGCTCTCGTCTCCAGGCGCAATGCCATCATGGCGTTCTGCGATCCTTCCGGTTTCCGCATCCTGCGGGCGGCTCATCCGCTTCGGTTGCGCCCCGATCATTCCCGAGCCGCATCGGGACCGCAAGCACCGCAGAGACACAGGCCATGGGCAACCCTCCTCGCACGCCCCCTTTGAGACAATGGCATCTAGAGTGTTTTCCGATCCGATGGAATCGGATCGGAAAACACTCTGTCTCTTTCGTCAGACCGATGATTCACGCTTCAGGCTGATAGGGCCTGAAGCGATCATGGTTACTTTAGCGAGACCGATGATTCACGCTTCAGGCTGATAGGGCCTGAAGCGATCATGGTCTCCTTAGTTAGACCGATGATTCACGCTTCAGGCTGGTAGGGCCTGAAGCGATCATGGTCTAGTCATCCTCATTCTTTTTGCGTGTGAGCGGCACGAAACGGACCGGGACGACCGTTGTCCTCGTCGTCGTGCCATCGGCGTTCTTCGTCAGCACCATCAGATCCTGCCAGATCTCTCCGACGGGAATGACGAGTCGCCCGCCGGGCTTCAGTTGCTCGATCAGCGCCGGCGGGATGTGATCGGGCGCCGCCGTCACCACGATCCCGTCGTAAGGTCCATGCTCGGGCCAGCCCCGATACCCGTCACCGACGGTTGCGTGGATGTTCGTATAGCCGAGACGTTCGAATGCGGCGGCAGCGGTTTCGGCCAGGGGGCCCACGATCTCTATCGTGTAGACATCGCGCACGAGCCCCGCGAGCACCGCGGCCTGATAGCCGGACCCGGTGCCGATCTCCAGAACGCGATGCTCCTTCTTCACATCGAGAAGCTCGGTCATCAGCGCGACGACGAACGGCTGAGAAATCGTCTGCCCGTGGCCGAGAGCGAGCGGGCGGTTTCGATACGCAGCCGCTTTCTGTTCGGACGGTACGAATTCGTGGCGCGGAACCTCTGCCATCCGGTCGAGAACGCGCGCGCTCAAGCTCGCGATGCCGGTCTCGCCGGCGACTTCGGATGTCATGGTCTTAATGTCCTCGACCATCCGGCGGCGGTCGGTCAAGGTGGCTGGCTCCGCCCAGGCGGACGACGCGACGGCGACCAGAGCCATCGCGGCCAGCAGCGTTCGCGTCAATCTCTCGGGCTCCACGTCCATGATCTCAATATAGGGATCTACCGCTCGCCGACACCGCCGCCGGTCGGCGTTTCGATGACAATCGCGTCGCCCGGCTCGACGGGGACGGTTGCGGCGCCGCCGAGATCCCGCTCCGACCCATCGCGTTTGCGAAGTGTGTTGCGACCCGTGTCTCCCGGCGCGCCGCCGAGCAGGCCGAAGGGCGCGACCTTGCGGTATCCTGACAGGATCGAGACCCGCATGGCGTCCAGGAAACGTATGACGCGTATCGTGCCGTCGCCGCTTGTCCAACGGCCCCTGCCTCCGGAACCGCGGCGGATCGCGAAACGCTCCAGTACGACGGGATAGCGGCTTTCCAGGATTTCCGGATCGGTGAGGCGCGTGTTCGTCATGTGGACGTGCACGCCCGCTGTGCCGTCGAAGCCGTCGCCGTTTGCATCGAAGCCAGCGGGCGAGCCGGAGCAGATCGTCTCATAATACTGCACGCGGCCGTTGCCGAACGTCAGGTTGTTCATCGTTCCCTGCGCGGAGCCGAGAACGCCGAGCGCTGCGAAGAGCGCGTTGGTGATGACCTGGCTGGTCTCGACGTTTCCGGCCACGACGGCCGCCGGATAGCGCGGGTTCAAGAGCGATCCTTCCGGGATCACGATCTCGATGGGGCGGAGGCAGCCGGCGTTGAGTGGGACGGGCGCGTCGAGCAGCACGCGCACGACGTAGAGCACGGCGGCTCGCGCGACGGGTGCGGGTGCGTTAACGTTCGTGGGTTGCTGAGGCGAGGTGCCGGTGAAGTCGATTTTTGCAGCGCGCCGCTCGCGATCGAGGGTGACCGAGACCTCCACCGCCCAGCCGTCGTCCGTGTCCACGCGGAAGCGCCCGTCGCGGAGGCGGCCGATAAGCCGGCGCACGGCTTCCTCGGCGTTGTCCTGGACGTGGGCCATGTAGGCAGCGACCGTCTCGGCGCCGAACTCTGCCACGAGGCGCTGAAGCTCTGCGTGGCCACGCGCGTTGGCCGCGACCTGCGCCTTGAGATCGGCGACGTTCTGATCGGGATTGCGGGCCGGATACCGCGCGCCGCTCAGAAGCGCGCGCGTTTCGTCTTCCAGGAAGCGGCCATCGCGCACCAGGGGTACGCAATCGATGTAGACGCCTTCCTCTTCGATGGTCTTTGCATCGGGGCTCATGGAGCCGGGTGCGGTGCCGCCGACGTCCGCATGGTGTCCCCGGCTCGCGACGTAGAAGGCAGGCGTCCGCGCACCATCGAAAAAGACCGGCGTGACGACCGTGATGTCCGGCAGATGCGTGCCGCCGGAATAGGGCGCGTTCAGCATATAAACGTCGCCGGGCTTCAACGCGGGCCCGCGCGCGCGGATGACCGTTTCGACCGCGCTCTCCATGCTGCCAAGATGCACCGGAACGTGCGGAGCGTTGGCGATCAAGCTGCCATGCGCATCGAACATGGCGCAGGAGAAATCGAGCCGCTCCTTGATGTTCACCGACATGGCCGTTGCACGCAGCGCTTCGCCCATCTCCTCGGCAATGCCCATGAAGAGATTGGAGAAGACTTCGAGAAGCACGGGGTCGGGCACGGCCGAACGAGTGTCCCGCTGTCCAACTCGGTGCATCTCCCGCCTTGCCGCCTCGCGTGTCAGAATGAGATCGCCGCGTTCCGAGAGCGCCGCCGACCACCCTGTCTCGACAATTGCCGTCTGGTTCGGCTCGATGACGATGGCGGGTCCGGCCACCTTCTGGCCTGGCGCGAGATCGTCGCGACGCCAGACGTCCGCATCGCGCCACACGCCTTGCGAATAGAAGCGGGTGCGTGCGTGCGGCTCGCCCGGCACGCGGCCGACCGAGGGCGGCGGCAACGCGTCGGGTTTGCCACCGCCTTCCGCTTCGACTTCCACCAGTGCGATGACAATGCGTTTCTCCGGCGAGACGAAGCCGAAGCGTTGGCGGTGGGCTGCTTCGAAGGCCGCCTGCATCTCCGCGATTGACGCAAGCGGCACAGGCAGCGCGACCTCCGTCGCCTCATAGCGCAGATGAAGGCGGATAGCGGTCTGGATATCGGACTCCGAAACGCCTTCGCCTTCGAGTTCGGACGCCGTCTCCTTTGCCATCGTCTCCGCGAGGTCGCGGGCCGCGGCCAGGTTCTCGTCGTCAAGATGGCGTTCGAGGGACCGCTCGCGGCTTGCGCGCACGGCGGAAAGACCGATGCCGTAGGCGGACAGCAGGCCGGACAAGGGCGGAACCAGCACCCGGCTCATGCCAAGCGTCTCTGCCATCAGGCAGGCGTGCTGACCGGCAGCCGAGCCGAACGCATTCAGGACGTAGCCCGTCACGTCATAGCCGCGCTCGACAGAGATCTTCTTCACGGCCTTGGCCATGTTCTCGACGGCAATGCGGATGAAGCCGTCGGCGACCTCTTCCGCCGTGCGGCCGTCGCCGATGCGGCGCGCGACATCCGTGAAGGCGGCGCGGACGCGCTCGGGTTCAATCGGTTCGCCGCCGCTCTCGCCAAACACGGCCGGAAGGAATGCCGGGTGGAGCTTCCCCAGCATCACGTTGGCGTCGGTGACGGTGAGGGGGCCGCCGCGGCGGTAGCACATGGGGCCGGGATTGGCGCCCGCGCTTTCGGGGCCGACGCGCATCCGCGCGCCGTCATAATCCAGGATCGAGCCTCCGCCCGCGGCCACGGTATGGACGCGCAGCATGGGGACGCGAAGCCTGACGCCCGCGACCTCCGTCTCGAAGGTGCGCTCGTAATTGCCCGCGAAATGCGACACGTCCGTCGACGTGCCACCCATGTCGAAGCCGATGACGCGGCTGAAGCCCGCCCGCTGTGCCGTCTCGGCCATGCCGACGACGCCGCCTGCGGGGCCGGAGAGAATTGCGTCGCGGCCGTTGAAGTTGGCTTTCGTCTTGAGCCCGCCGGAGGACGCCATGAACATGAGGCGGGTCGCGAGGTCGCCTGTGAAGGCGGTGGCCACACGGTCCGTGTAGCGCCGGAGCACGGGCGAGAGGTAGGCGTCCGCGACCGTCGTATCGCCACGCGGCACGATCTTGATCAGCGGCAGCTCATGGCTCACCGAAACCTGCGTGAACCCCACTTCGCGCGCCACGCGGGCTGCGGCCTCCTCGTGCGTCGGATAAGCGTAGCCGTGCATGAAGACGATGGCGGCGCTTTCGATGCCGTCGCGACGGGCTGCTGCGAGATCATGCTTGAGCCGATCCAGGTCGAGCGGCTTTTCCACGGTGCCGTCTGCGAGCACGCGCTCGGCGGCACCGATCACACGCGCATAGAGCATGTCCGGCTTGACGACGCGGCGTGCAAAGATGTCGGCACGGGCCTGGGTGCCGATTTCGAGTTGGTCGTCAAAGCCGCCGGTTATGACGAGCACGGTCTGTGCGCCTTTGCGCTCCAGCAGCGCGTTGGTCGCGACTGTGGTGCCGATCCTGACGGCTTCTATCGCGTCGGCAGGGATGGGAGCCTCGGAGCCGAGCCCCAGGAAGCGGCGGATACCGGCGATGGCGGCATCTTCGTACTGGCCTGGGGCCTCCGACAGGAGCTTGAGCGCCTCGACCCGTCCCGCAGGCGTGACGGCGACAACATCCGTGAACGTACCGCCCCGGTCGATCCAGAATTGCCAGCGCCCGGGCGACCCCATTCTTCCAACCGCTCCCAAAAGCCGATTTCCCGTGTGGCTATCGGCGCCCTGCCGGTGCGTCAACAGGGGATCATGAAATTTAGTCCACGTGCTTCTAGCGCGGCCAGGAAGCAGGTAGATTTCTTTCCATGTCGTCCGATTGCTTCTCAAACCTGCTCGCGCCGGACCTGCGTCCGAGCGTGCGTGCCCGCCTCGCCGACTGGGTCGCGCGCTGGTGGCCCGCCCTCAGCCGGATTCTGCGGCCCAAACCCGCGCACGAGACCGCCGCGTTCTCCGCCGCGGTGATTGCGCTTGCGGCCAAGATGGCGAAAGCCGATGGCGTCGCCGTCCGGCTCGAATGCGAAACGTTCGAGCGCTTTTTCGAGCCTACGCCCGACGAACTCCCGCGCATCCGGCGCCTCTATAACCTGGCGAGCCAGGATACGGCCGGGTTCGAAGCTTATGCGGCCAGCATCGCGCGGATGCTGGATGGCGAGCCCGACCTCAAAATCAATGTGCTCGAATGCCTCCTGATGATCGCCTGCGCCGACGGCGTTTTGCATCCGGCCGAGGAGGCGTTTCTCAGAACCGTGGGCGAGACGTTCGGCGTGAGCTGCGAGCGGTTCCGGAAAATCCGTGCGCGCTTCGTGAGCGATATGAGCGACCCCTATCACGTGCTTGGCGTCGATCCGGCGGCTTCACAGCAGGAAATCCGCGCGCGCTATCTCGAACTGGTCCGCCGGTTTCACCCCGATCATCTCGTCGCGCGCGGGGCACAGGCCGCACTCATCAAGGCGGCCACCGTCAAACTCGCGGCGATCAACGCGGCTTACGAGTTGGTGGGCGGCAAGCTGCAAGGAGAGCGTGCTTGACGGATCTTATCGCACGCGCCGACAGCGCCCTCGTTTCAGGCCTGCACCCGTCGCCCAATATCGAACCCCGAAAGCCCGGCATGCGGCCGACGATGCTAATCCTGCATTACACGGGGCTGCCGACCGTCGACCGCGCGCTCGACGTTCTCTCGCGGCCCGACTGCAAGGTGTCGTGCCATTACGTCATCGACGAGGACGGGCGCATCATCCAGATGGTCGCCGAAGAGGCCCGCGCATGGCACGCGGGCGTCTCCTACTGGGGGGGCGAAACGGACATCAATTCGGCCTCCATCGGGATCGAGATCCAGAACCCAGGCCACGTGCTCGGCTATAGGGACTTCCCCTCGGCGCAGATGCGGGCGGTGCTGGCGCTTGCCCGAGAGATCATCGGGCGCCACGGGATGGACGCCCGCCACGTGCTCGCGCATTCCGATGTCGCGCCGGGGCGCAAGATCGATCCGGGCGAGAAATTCGGCTGGGCATGGCTTGCCGAGCACGGCGTGGGCCATTGGGTTGCACCAACTCCAATCGACGAGAGCGATCCGGGGCTCACGCTCGGCGCGCGCTGTGCGGACGTTATGCGGGCGCGCGCCTTGCTCGCCGCCTACGGCTACAAAATCGATCCGGAAGGTGCTTTCGACCCCGACATGCAGACCGTCGTCAAAGCCTTCCAACTGCACTTCCGGCAGACCCGGCCGGACGGGCGTCTCGACCGCTCCACGCTCGATACGCTGACCAGGCTCCACGCCGCGGCGAGCCTCAAAGATGACCGGATCGCGTGATTAATGCTTTCAATTGAATTTGAAGCGTAAACGTGCTGGTTTGTGGCTCTCTCTTATCCCTATCAAGATCATCTGTCGCGGCGGGCGGCCCTGGCCTCGCGGCGGCTGTCGTTGCATTTTGGGAGGGGCGCGCCCTAAAACCGGCACACGCGAGACCGGACGGCGCGCGCAGGGAAGCAGAGGAAGTATCCGCATGAAGATCGTCATCGCCCCGGACTCCTTCAAGGAGAACCTGACCTCGCTTGAGGTGGCGAACGAGATCGAGACGGGGTTGCGGCGCGTCTGGCCGGATGCGGTCTACGTCAAAGTGCCCATGGCCGACGGCGGCGAAGGCACCGTGCAGTCGCTTGTCGATGCGACCGGCGGGCGGATTATCAAGTGCGCCGTCACGGGCCCGCTCGGGCAGAAGGTGCTCGCGTCCTACGGTCTCCTGGGCGACGGCGAGACGGCCGTGATCGAGATGGCCGAGGCCTCCGGCCTGCCGCTCGTTCCGCGCTCGGAACGCGATCCGCTTCGCGCGACCACGTTCGGCACCGGCGAACTCGTGGCCGACGCCGTGCATCGCGGCGTCCAGAACATCATCATCGGCCTCGGCGGCTCCGCGACGAACGACGGCGGCGCAGGCTTCGCTCAGGCGCTCGGGGTGCGCTTCCTCGACACGGACGGGTCGCCGATCACGAGCCCGCTCGGTGGCGGACAGCTCGATCAGGTGCATTCCGTCGATACGACTTACATCAATCCAAAGCTCGCTAGCGTTTCGATCAGCGTCGCGTGCGACGTGACGAACCCCTACATCGGAGACAAGGGTGCGTCGGCCGTTTACGGCCCGCAGAAGGGCGCAACGCCCGACATGGTCGCCCAGCTCGATGCGAACCTTGCACGTCTTGCGGACATCATTCAGCGGGACCTCGGCATCGACATTTCGAACGCGCCAGGCGCAGGCGCCGGCGGCGGTCTCGGTGGCGGTTTGCTCGCGTTTACGTCTGCGGAAATGAAGC
It encodes:
- a CDS encoding N-acetylmuramoyl-L-alanine amidase; this encodes MTDLIARADSALVSGLHPSPNIEPRKPGMRPTMLILHYTGLPTVDRALDVLSRPDCKVSCHYVIDEDGRIIQMVAEEARAWHAGVSYWGGETDINSASIGIEIQNPGHVLGYRDFPSAQMRAVLALAREIIGRHGMDARHVLAHSDVAPGRKIDPGEKFGWAWLAEHGVGHWVAPTPIDESDPGLTLGARCADVMRARALLAAYGYKIDPEGAFDPDMQTVVKAFQLHFRQTRPDGRLDRSTLDTLTRLHAAASLKDDRIA
- a CDS encoding glycerate kinase; translation: MKIVIAPDSFKENLTSLEVANEIETGLRRVWPDAVYVKVPMADGGEGTVQSLVDATGGRIIKCAVTGPLGQKVLASYGLLGDGETAVIEMAEASGLPLVPRSERDPLRATTFGTGELVADAVHRGVQNIIIGLGGSATNDGGAGFAQALGVRFLDTDGSPITSPLGGGQLDQVHSVDTTYINPKLASVSISVACDVTNPYIGDKGASAVYGPQKGATPDMVAQLDANLARLADIIQRDLGIDISNAPGAGAGGGLGGGLLAFTSAEMKRGVELVIEAVDLDRHMQGASLAFTGEGRVDFQTAFGKTPSGVATVARRHGVPVIAIGGGLADDANGVFDHGIDAIEAATSNPMPLEVALQNARQYLQNAAERVARLIVMGQRMAGNTSEATSKPRPTEAAPAAAGAAPASGSLNGAHSAAPFAQPIAQTNKPVKRFMRAKRVQGLTRAAVELSRRRQKLHHPNT